Proteins from one Mycobacterium sp. HUMS_12744610 genomic window:
- a CDS encoding vWA domain-containing protein: MAARRIRPARPLAPHGLPGHLVGFVEALRGAGIAVGPSETVDAGRVMATLGLGDREVLREGIACAVLRRPDHRETYDAMFDLWFPAALGARAVALTTDDEAADDNSLPPDDVDAMRQMLLDLLAENPDLADMDQRLVSMIARIVEAYGKYSSSRGPSFSSYQALKAMALDELEGKLLAGLLAPYGDEPTPTQEQIAKALAAQRISQLRKLVDAETKRRTAEQLGRDHVQMYGIPQLSENVEFLRASGEQLRQMRGVVAPLARTLATRLAARRRRTRAGTIDLRKTLRRSMSTGGVPIDVVLAKPRPARPELVVLCDVSGSVAGFSHFTLLLVHALRQQFSRVRVFAFIDTTDEVTHMFGPEADLAVAIQRITREAGVYSRDGHSDYGNAFVSFVQAFPNALSPRSSLLVLGDGRTNYRDPAIDVLSDMVTASRHAHWLNPEPRHLWGSGDSAVPRYQEVVTMHECRSAKQLAAVIDQLLPV; this comes from the coding sequence CGCCCCGCACGGGCTGCCCGGCCACCTGGTGGGGTTCGTGGAAGCCCTTCGCGGGGCAGGCATTGCGGTGGGGCCCTCAGAGACGGTCGATGCCGGCCGGGTGATGGCCACCCTCGGGCTGGGCGACCGGGAGGTGCTGCGCGAGGGCATCGCCTGCGCCGTGCTGCGCCGGCCCGACCATCGCGAGACCTACGACGCCATGTTCGACCTGTGGTTCCCGGCGGCGCTGGGCGCGCGCGCGGTGGCCCTGACGACCGACGACGAGGCGGCGGACGACAATTCACTGCCGCCCGACGACGTCGACGCGATGCGTCAGATGCTGCTGGACCTGCTCGCCGAGAACCCCGATCTCGCCGACATGGACCAGCGTCTGGTCTCGATGATCGCGCGCATCGTCGAGGCCTACGGCAAGTACAGCTCCAGCCGCGGCCCGTCGTTCTCGTCGTACCAGGCGCTCAAGGCGATGGCACTCGACGAGCTGGAAGGCAAGCTGCTGGCGGGCCTGCTCGCCCCCTACGGCGACGAGCCCACGCCCACCCAGGAGCAGATCGCCAAAGCCCTTGCCGCGCAGCGTATATCACAACTACGTAAGCTGGTCGACGCCGAGACCAAGCGGCGCACCGCCGAGCAGCTGGGCCGCGACCATGTCCAGATGTACGGCATTCCACAGCTTTCGGAGAACGTCGAGTTCCTGCGCGCCTCCGGGGAGCAGCTGCGCCAGATGCGGGGTGTGGTCGCGCCGCTGGCCCGCACCCTCGCGACCCGGCTGGCGGCCCGCCGGCGCCGGACCCGGGCCGGGACGATCGATCTGCGCAAGACGCTGCGCAGGTCGATGTCGACCGGGGGCGTCCCGATCGATGTGGTGCTGGCCAAGCCCCGCCCGGCGCGTCCGGAACTGGTTGTGTTGTGCGATGTCTCGGGCTCGGTTGCCGGATTCAGCCATTTCACGCTGCTGCTGGTGCACGCGTTGCGTCAACAGTTCTCGCGGGTGCGCGTGTTCGCCTTCATCGACACCACCGACGAGGTGACGCACATGTTCGGGCCCGAGGCCGACCTGGCGGTGGCCATCCAGCGGATCACCCGGGAGGCCGGCGTCTACAGCCGCGACGGCCATTCCGACTACGGCAACGCGTTCGTGTCGTTCGTGCAGGCCTTCCCCAACGCGCTCTCCCCGCGCAGTTCCCTGCTGGTGCTCGGTGACGGGCGCACCAACTACCGCGACCCGGCGATCGACGTGCTGTCCGACATGGTGACCGCCAGCCGCCACGCGCACTGGCTCAACCCCGAGCCCAGGCACCTGTGGGGCAGCGGCGACTCCGCGGTGCCGCGCTACCAAGAGGTGGTCACGATGCACGAGTGCCGGTCCGCCAAGCAACTGGCCGCGGTGATCGACCAGCTGCTGCCCGTGTGA
- the nadD gene encoding nicotinate-nucleotide adenylyltransferase, which produces MGVMGGTFDPIHYGHLVAASEVADLFDLDEVVFVPSGQPWQKGRPVSAAEDRYLMTVIATASNPQFSVSRVDIDRAGPTYTRDTLRDLHALNPDARLYFITGADALASILSWRGWEEAFDLAHFVGVSRPGYELQGEHITGVLGELAADALTLVEIPALAISSTDCRRRAEESRPLWYLMPDGVVQYVSKRRLYCKNEQAGLVTGNDT; this is translated from the coding sequence CTGGGGGTGATGGGTGGGACGTTCGATCCCATCCATTACGGCCACCTGGTCGCCGCCAGCGAGGTCGCCGACCTGTTCGACCTCGACGAAGTGGTGTTCGTGCCCAGCGGGCAGCCCTGGCAGAAGGGCCGGCCGGTGTCGGCCGCCGAGGACCGCTACCTGATGACCGTGATCGCGACCGCGTCCAATCCCCAGTTCTCGGTGAGCCGGGTCGACATCGACCGCGCCGGGCCCACCTACACCAGGGACACCCTGCGCGACCTGCACGCGCTCAACCCGGACGCCCGGCTGTACTTCATCACCGGCGCCGACGCGCTGGCTTCCATCCTGTCGTGGCGCGGCTGGGAGGAGGCCTTCGACCTGGCGCACTTCGTCGGCGTCAGCCGCCCCGGCTACGAACTGCAGGGTGAGCACATCACCGGTGTGCTGGGCGAGCTGGCCGCCGACGCGCTCACCCTCGTGGAGATCCCGGCGCTGGCGATCTCGTCGACCGATTGCCGCCGCCGTGCCGAGGAGTCGCGCCCCCTGTGGTACCTGATGCCCGACGGCGTCGTGCAGTACGTGTCCAAGCGCCGGCTCTACTGCAAAAACGAACAGGCCGGACTGGTTACGGGGAACGACACATGA
- the rsfS gene encoding ribosome silencing factor, translating to MSATQEAIDMATVAAGAAAAKLADDVIVIDVSGQLVITDCFVIASASNERQVNAIVDEVEEKMRRAGYKPARREGTREGRWTLLDYRDIVVHIQHQDDRDYYALDRLWGDCPVVPVDLSAESADPL from the coding sequence ATGAGCGCCACGCAGGAAGCCATCGACATGGCGACGGTGGCCGCCGGTGCGGCCGCCGCCAAACTCGCCGACGACGTCATCGTGATCGACGTCTCCGGCCAGCTGGTCATCACGGACTGCTTCGTCATCGCGTCGGCGTCCAACGAGCGGCAGGTCAACGCCATCGTCGACGAGGTCGAGGAGAAGATGCGCCGGGCCGGCTACAAGCCCGCGCGCCGCGAGGGCACCCGGGAAGGCCGCTGGACGCTGCTGGACTACCGCGACATCGTCGTGCACATCCAGCATCAGGACGACCGCGACTACTACGCCCTGGACCGCCTGTGGGGCGACTGCCCGGTGGTGCCGGTGGACCTGTCGGCGGAATCGGCGGATCCGCTATGA
- the gpgP gene encoding glucosyl-3-phosphoglycerate phosphatase encodes MRIRRLVMLRHGQTAYNLGSRMQGQLDTELSELGRAQAIAAAEALGKQQPLLIVSSDLRRAYDTAVTLGERAGVDVRVDERLRETHLGDWQGLTHTQIDAEAPGARLAWREDATWAPHGGESRVDVASRSLPVVAELVAGNPEWGDPDQPDRPVVFVAHGGLIAALSAALLKLPVGNWPVLGGMGNASWVQLSGHSRGEGDGFDGIGWRLDVWNASAQVFGDVL; translated from the coding sequence ATGAGAATTCGTCGCCTGGTGATGTTGCGGCACGGCCAGACCGCCTACAACCTCGGCAGCCGGATGCAGGGCCAGCTGGACACCGAGCTCAGTGAGCTGGGCCGGGCGCAGGCGATCGCCGCGGCCGAGGCGCTGGGCAAGCAGCAGCCGCTGCTGATCGTCTCCTCGGACCTGCGCCGCGCCTACGACACCGCGGTGACGCTGGGGGAGCGGGCCGGCGTGGACGTGCGGGTCGACGAGCGGCTGCGCGAAACCCATCTCGGCGACTGGCAGGGCTTGACGCACACCCAGATCGACGCCGAGGCCCCGGGAGCCCGGCTGGCGTGGCGCGAAGACGCCACGTGGGCACCGCACGGTGGGGAGAGCCGGGTGGACGTGGCCTCGCGCAGCCTGCCGGTGGTCGCCGAGCTGGTCGCCGGCAACCCGGAGTGGGGCGACCCCGACCAGCCGGATCGACCGGTGGTGTTCGTCGCCCACGGTGGGCTGATCGCCGCGCTGTCGGCCGCGCTGCTCAAGCTGCCGGTCGGCAACTGGCCGGTCCTGGGCGGCATGGGCAACGCGAGCTGGGTGCAACTGTCCGGCCACTCCCGCGGCGAAGGCGACGGGTTCGACGGCATCGGCTGGCGCCTGGACGTCTGGAACGCGTCGGCGCAGGTGTTCGGCGATGTCCTCTGA
- the octT gene encoding diglucosylglycerate octanoyltransferase yields the protein MSSEARPTLLVFADSLAYYGPTGGLPADDPRIWPNLVAAQLGWDLELIGRIGWTCRDVWWAATQDPRAWAALPRAGAVVFATGGMDSLPSVLPTALRELIRYVRPSWLRRWVRDGYGWVQPRLSPVARPALPPRLSADYLEQTRAAIDFNRPGIPIVASLPSVHIAETYGKAHHGRPGTVAAITEWAQRHDVPLVDLKAAVAEQIMSGRGNPDGIHWNFEAHQAVAELMLKALAEALQKAQVAAEKPCD from the coding sequence ATGTCCTCTGAGGCGCGTCCCACCCTGCTGGTGTTCGCCGACTCCCTGGCCTACTACGGGCCCACCGGGGGACTGCCCGCCGACGACCCGCGGATCTGGCCCAATCTCGTTGCCGCACAGCTAGGCTGGGACCTGGAGCTGATCGGTCGCATCGGCTGGACCTGCCGGGACGTCTGGTGGGCGGCGACCCAGGACCCGCGCGCCTGGGCGGCGCTACCCAGGGCGGGCGCGGTGGTCTTCGCGACCGGCGGGATGGATTCGCTGCCCTCGGTGCTGCCGACGGCGTTGCGCGAGCTGATCCGCTACGTGCGCCCGTCGTGGCTGCGGCGCTGGGTACGCGACGGGTACGGCTGGGTACAGCCGCGGCTCTCGCCGGTGGCCAGGCCCGCGCTGCCCCCGCGCCTGAGCGCCGACTATCTCGAACAGACCCGTGCCGCAATCGATTTCAACCGCCCGGGCATCCCGATCGTGGCATCCCTGCCGTCGGTGCACATCGCCGAGACCTACGGGAAGGCGCACCACGGCCGTCCCGGCACGGTGGCGGCGATCACCGAATGGGCGCAGCGCCACGACGTTCCGCTGGTGGACCTCAAAGCCGCTGTGGCCGAACAGATCATGAGCGGCCGAGGCAACCCCGACGGCATCCACTGGAACTTCGAGGCCCACCAGGCGGTCGCCGAGCTGATGCTCAAGGCGCTGGCCGAAGCCTTGCAAAAGGCTCAAGTGGCGGCCGAGAAGCCGTGTGACTGA
- a CDS encoding DegV family protein — MTVVVVTDASSRLPADLCEKWAIRVVPLHILLDGADLREGVDEIPEDLHKRHATTAAATPAELDAAYRQALTDSGGDGVVAVHISSGLSGTCAAAQRTAAELGPAVRVVDSRSAAMGTGFVALAAARAAAAGGDLEAVAGAAGAAVSRGHAYIVVHRLDNLRRSGRIGGAKAWLGTALALKPVLRIEDGKLVLAQRVRTVNNATAAMIDRVCEIVGEDSAELAVHHVANPDGADRVAAALAARLPACRPATVTPLGPVLGLHVGAGAVAVCVQLSG; from the coding sequence ATGACTGTCGTGGTGGTGACCGATGCGTCGTCGCGGCTGCCGGCCGACCTGTGCGAGAAGTGGGCGATCCGCGTGGTCCCGCTGCACATCCTGCTCGACGGCGCCGACCTGCGTGAGGGCGTCGACGAGATCCCCGAGGACCTCCACAAGCGTCACGCCACCACCGCGGCGGCGACGCCGGCCGAACTCGACGCCGCCTACCGGCAGGCGTTGACCGACAGCGGCGGCGACGGCGTGGTGGCGGTGCACATCTCCTCGGGCCTGTCGGGAACCTGTGCCGCCGCGCAACGCACGGCGGCCGAACTGGGCCCGGCCGTGCGGGTCGTCGACTCGAGGTCGGCCGCGATGGGCACCGGCTTCGTCGCGCTGGCCGCCGCGCGGGCCGCGGCCGCGGGCGGCGATCTGGAGGCCGTCGCCGGCGCCGCCGGCGCGGCGGTGTCCCGCGGCCACGCCTACATCGTGGTCCACCGCCTGGACAACCTGCGCCGCAGCGGACGGATCGGCGGGGCCAAGGCGTGGTTGGGCACCGCGCTGGCGCTCAAGCCGGTGCTGCGCATCGAGGACGGGAAACTCGTTCTGGCCCAACGGGTGCGCACGGTCAACAACGCAACTGCGGCGATGATCGACCGGGTCTGCGAGATCGTGGGGGAGGACTCCGCCGAGTTGGCGGTGCACCACGTCGCCAACCCCGACGGCGCCGACCGGGTCGCCGCCGCGCTGGCCGCGCGGCTACCGGCGTGCCGGCCCGCGACCGTGACCCCGCTGGGGCCGGTGCTGGGATTGCACGTCGGCGCGGGAGCCGTCGCGGTGTGCGTGCAGCTGTCCGGGTAG
- a CDS encoding RND family transporter, with amino-acid sequence MTAPSAARRGHRPYIPHLIRIFAVPIILGWVAVTVLLNVAIPTLEVVGEAHSAPMAPLDAPSMKAMMRLGHNFQEFDSNSTVMVVLEGQRPLDDAAHRYYDEIVRKLRGDHEHVQHIQDFWGDRFTAAGAQSADAKASYVMINIAGDQGTTLANDSVEAVRKAVNNTPAPPGVKAYVTGPAALSDDMHVIGNSSLAKITLFTLGAIAVMLLLVYRSIVTTVIQLFMTFVGLACSRQVVAALGYVNAFGLTTFAANILTMLAIAAATDYGIFLVGRYQEARAAGEDRETAYYTTFHGVAPVVLGSGLTIAGATYCLSFARLPWFSTMGAPVAIGMLVVVLAGLTLGPAVIFVGSRFGLFEPKQAAKGRLWRRVGTAVVRWPLPIFAVSATVVLIGMLGLPGYVTSYNDRYYLPGSAPANLGYAAADRHFSQARMNPDMLMVEADHDMRNPADMLVLDKVARNLIRTHGIAMVQDITRPLGIPIQHSSIPFQNSVQGQTTMQNMDFLRQRMADILKMADEQQITINYLEQMYDLTKQMADNAHDMANLTEKMANITDELRDHLADFDDFWRPVRSYLWWEKHCFDIPICWSTRSIFDALDDTDKLAETIHSLSKDTRTLDVLTHQLAAILPPQINSMKTTRELTLTMHSTFEAMLDQMDAMNDTAIVMGQSFDKSKNDDFFYLPPEAFSNPEFIRGIKMFFSPDGKSTRFFITHQGDPMTPEGISRVDSERLAAQEALKQSSLSNAKVFLGGTAATFKDMHDGAKYDLMIAVISALTLIFMIMLLLTRSVVAALVIVSTAGSSIAASFGLSVLIWQDLFGFKIHWIVMALSVIILLAVGSDYNLLLVSRFKEEIHAGLKTGIIRSMAGTGTVVTSAGLVFAFTMAAMLGSELTVLGQFGSTVCIGLLLDTLVVRTLLMPSIATMLGRWFWWPQVVHPRGDYGRRQQPVAKEADTSPIPVPAHR; translated from the coding sequence ATGACCGCCCCGAGCGCCGCCCGGCGCGGCCACCGCCCGTACATCCCGCACCTCATCCGCATCTTCGCGGTGCCCATCATCCTGGGCTGGGTGGCGGTGACGGTCCTGCTCAACGTCGCGATCCCGACGCTGGAAGTCGTCGGGGAGGCGCACTCGGCGCCGATGGCTCCGCTAGACGCGCCGTCGATGAAGGCCATGATGCGGCTCGGCCACAACTTCCAGGAGTTCGACTCCAACAGCACGGTGATGGTCGTGCTCGAAGGCCAGCGGCCGCTCGACGACGCCGCCCACCGCTACTACGACGAGATCGTCCGCAAGCTGCGCGGAGACCACGAGCACGTCCAGCACATCCAGGATTTCTGGGGTGACCGGTTCACCGCGGCGGGGGCGCAGAGCGCCGACGCCAAGGCCTCCTACGTGATGATCAACATCGCAGGCGACCAGGGCACGACGCTGGCCAACGATTCCGTCGAGGCCGTGCGCAAGGCGGTCAACAACACCCCGGCACCGCCGGGGGTGAAGGCCTATGTCACCGGGCCCGCGGCGCTCTCCGACGACATGCACGTCATCGGTAACTCCAGCCTGGCCAAGATCACGCTGTTCACCCTGGGCGCGATCGCGGTCATGCTGCTGCTGGTGTACCGCTCGATCGTCACCACCGTGATCCAGCTGTTCATGACCTTCGTCGGGCTGGCGTGCTCGCGTCAGGTGGTCGCCGCGCTGGGCTACGTCAACGCGTTCGGGCTGACCACGTTCGCCGCCAACATCCTGACGATGCTGGCGATCGCCGCGGCCACCGACTACGGCATCTTCCTGGTCGGGCGCTACCAGGAAGCGCGGGCGGCCGGCGAGGACCGGGAAACCGCCTACTACACCACGTTCCACGGGGTGGCGCCCGTCGTGCTCGGGTCGGGCCTGACCATCGCCGGCGCCACCTACTGCCTCAGCTTCGCCCGGCTGCCCTGGTTCAGCACCATGGGCGCGCCCGTGGCGATCGGGATGCTGGTCGTGGTGCTGGCTGGCCTGACGCTGGGCCCGGCGGTGATCTTCGTGGGCAGCCGCTTTGGCCTGTTCGAACCCAAGCAGGCGGCCAAGGGCCGGCTGTGGCGCCGCGTCGGCACCGCGGTGGTGCGCTGGCCGCTGCCGATCTTCGCGGTCAGCGCCACCGTCGTGCTCATCGGCATGCTGGGCCTACCCGGCTACGTCACCAGCTACAACGACCGCTACTACCTGCCCGGATCGGCGCCCGCCAACCTCGGATACGCGGCGGCGGACCGGCATTTCTCCCAGGCCCGGATGAACCCTGACATGCTGATGGTCGAAGCCGACCACGACATGCGCAACCCGGCCGACATGCTGGTGCTGGACAAGGTCGCCAGAAACCTCATCCGCACCCACGGCATCGCCATGGTCCAGGACATCACCCGGCCCCTGGGCATCCCCATCCAGCACAGCTCGATCCCGTTCCAGAACAGCGTCCAGGGCCAGACGACCATGCAGAACATGGACTTCCTCAGGCAGCGCATGGCCGACATCCTCAAGATGGCGGATGAGCAGCAGATCACCATAAATTATCTGGAGCAGATGTATGACCTCACGAAACAGATGGCCGACAATGCTCACGACATGGCGAATCTCACCGAAAAAATGGCGAACATCACTGATGAGCTGCGGGATCACCTAGCGGATTTCGACGACTTCTGGCGGCCGGTCCGCAGCTACTTGTGGTGGGAGAAACACTGCTTCGACATCCCGATATGCTGGTCGACCCGCTCCATTTTCGACGCCTTGGACGACACGGACAAGCTTGCCGAGACCATCCATTCCCTGTCAAAAGACACAAGAACCCTGGACGTGCTCACGCACCAGTTGGCCGCGATCTTGCCGCCGCAGATCAACAGCATGAAAACCACCCGCGAGCTGACCCTGACGATGCACAGCACCTTCGAGGCCATGCTCGACCAGATGGACGCGATGAACGACACCGCGATCGTCATGGGGCAAAGCTTCGACAAGTCCAAGAACGACGACTTCTTCTACCTTCCGCCCGAGGCGTTCTCGAACCCGGAGTTCATCCGCGGCATCAAGATGTTCTTCTCCCCCGACGGCAAGTCCACGCGTTTCTTCATCACCCATCAGGGCGATCCGATGACCCCGGAAGGGATCTCACGGGTCGACTCCGAGCGCCTGGCCGCCCAGGAGGCGCTCAAGCAGTCGTCGCTGTCGAACGCCAAGGTGTTCCTGGGCGGTACGGCGGCGACCTTCAAGGACATGCATGACGGCGCCAAGTACGACCTGATGATCGCGGTGATCTCGGCGTTGACGCTGATCTTCATGATCATGCTGCTGCTGACCCGCAGCGTGGTGGCGGCTCTGGTCATCGTGAGCACCGCGGGCAGCTCGATCGCGGCGTCGTTCGGGTTGTCCGTGCTCATCTGGCAGGACCTGTTCGGTTTCAAGATCCACTGGATCGTGATGGCGCTGTCGGTCATCATCCTGCTGGCCGTCGGGTCCGACTACAACCTGCTGCTGGTCTCCCGTTTCAAGGAGGAGATCCACGCCGGCCTCAAGACCGGGATCATCCGGTCCATGGCCGGCACCGGCACGGTGGTGACGTCCGCGGGTCTGGTGTTCGCCTTCACCATGGCGGCCATGCTGGGCAGCGAGCTGACCGTGCTGGGGCAGTTCGGCTCCACGGTCTGCATCGGTCTGCTGCTCGACACCCTGGTCGTGCGCACGCTGCTGATGCCGTCCATCGCCACCATGCTGGGGCGCTGGTTCTGGTGGCCGCAGGTGGTCCACCCCCGCGGCGACTACGGGCGCCGGCAGCAGCCGGTGGCCAAGGAGGCCGACACCTCGCCGATACCGGTGCCGGCGCACCGCTGA
- a CDS encoding MmpS family transport accessory protein — MRAVSIGGHLKQAWIPFVLVVVLSASGLVVSRLHRIFGSQDLNANAGAGIEIVQFNPKVVTYEITGPPGSTANINYWDADANTHQVNGAPLPWSYTLSTTLPAVSANIMAQTDADRIGCRITVDGQLREQHEFNGVNAQAFCLVKSA, encoded by the coding sequence ATGAGAGCGGTTTCCATCGGTGGCCATCTCAAGCAAGCGTGGATACCCTTCGTGCTGGTGGTCGTCCTGAGCGCCTCGGGACTGGTGGTGTCGCGACTGCACAGGATCTTCGGTTCGCAGGACCTCAACGCCAATGCCGGCGCGGGCATCGAGATCGTGCAGTTCAATCCCAAGGTCGTCACCTATGAGATCACCGGGCCGCCCGGGTCGACCGCCAACATCAACTACTGGGACGCCGACGCCAACACCCACCAGGTCAACGGGGCGCCGTTGCCGTGGTCGTACACCCTGTCCACGACCCTGCCCGCGGTCAGCGCCAACATCATGGCCCAGACTGACGCCGACCGGATCGGCTGCCGGATCACCGTCGACGGCCAGCTGCGCGAGCAACACGAATTCAACGGCGTCAACGCGCAGGCGTTTTGCCTGGTGAAGTCCGCATGA
- a CDS encoding dihydrodipicolinate reductase yields the protein MSTNRPLRVIQWTTGNIGRRSLHAVIGRPDMELVGVYAHGADKVGVDAADLAGWPEPTGVRATDDIDALLALDADACCYNPLWPSVDELVRLLESGVNVCTSAAWITGGKQTPQDRQRILDACERGQSTIFGSGAHPGMTNMVGMVLSASCEWVDEIRITESVDCSTYESAETQTAMGFSQDPDTPGLAESVRRESEVFAESAAMMADAIGAKLDRMTFDVTFTAATDDSDLGFMKIPAGTVGGVYGYHRGWQGDRNVVSVGFNWTMGNHVAPPKPLENGHVIQVFGLPNMRTVLHCLPPKDWTEPGFMGLGMIYTAMPVTNAVPAVVAARPGIATLADLPPVTGRVAR from the coding sequence GTGAGCACAAACCGTCCCCTTCGCGTCATCCAGTGGACCACCGGGAACATCGGGCGCCGCTCACTGCACGCCGTCATCGGCCGGCCCGACATGGAACTGGTCGGGGTGTACGCGCACGGGGCGGACAAGGTCGGCGTCGACGCCGCCGACCTGGCCGGCTGGCCCGAACCGACCGGTGTGCGCGCGACCGACGACATCGACGCACTGCTGGCCCTGGACGCCGACGCGTGCTGCTACAACCCGTTGTGGCCCAGCGTCGACGAACTGGTGCGGCTGCTGGAATCGGGTGTCAACGTGTGCACCAGCGCGGCCTGGATCACCGGGGGCAAGCAGACCCCGCAGGACCGCCAACGCATCCTGGACGCCTGCGAGCGGGGGCAGTCGACGATCTTCGGCAGCGGGGCGCACCCCGGGATGACGAACATGGTCGGCATGGTGCTGTCCGCCTCCTGCGAGTGGGTCGACGAGATCCGGATCACCGAGTCGGTGGACTGCTCGACCTACGAGTCGGCGGAGACCCAGACGGCGATGGGCTTCTCCCAGGATCCCGACACCCCGGGCCTGGCCGAGAGCGTGCGGCGGGAGAGCGAGGTGTTCGCCGAATCGGCGGCGATGATGGCCGACGCGATCGGGGCGAAGCTGGACAGGATGACCTTCGACGTCACGTTCACCGCGGCCACCGACGACTCCGATCTGGGCTTCATGAAGATCCCGGCGGGAACGGTCGGCGGCGTCTACGGGTACCACCGCGGCTGGCAGGGCGATCGCAACGTCGTCAGCGTCGGCTTCAACTGGACCATGGGCAACCACGTGGCGCCGCCCAAGCCGCTCGAGAACGGCCACGTCATCCAGGTGTTCGGGTTGCCCAACATGCGCACCGTGCTGCACTGCCTGCCGCCCAAGGACTGGACCGAGCCCGGGTTCATGGGCCTGGGCATGATCTACACCGCGATGCCGGTGACCAACGCGGTCCCGGCGGTGGTGGCGGCGCGCCCCGGCATCGCGACGCTGGCCGACCTGCCGCCGGTCACCGGCCGGGTGGCTCGCTGA